GATAAGCGCGGATAGCTCATCATCAGATTCATCAGCCCCACCCAGAAGTTCCTGCTCTTCAATCTCCCTTTCCAAAACTTTAGCTCTCTTCAGCTCCTCTTTAGCTTCTGCAAGCTTCCCTTCACGTTTAAGCGCAAGTGCCTTTTTCTTAATGGCAATCACCTGACTCTTGTCGATTCCCCCTCCACTCTTCTGTTGTGGGTTAGTCGTCCTTCCAGGGATCTCACGGAGAAGAGACGAAAACTCGCCCTCCAAACTCACAGTAGCTGGTTTCTTATCTTCATCATCAGACCAACCAAGATCCCTCAGCTCAGCTGCCAAATCATCTTTCCGTGGAGGCTTTTGTGATTTGCTAGATTCTTTAGTAGCAGCCTTGTTCTTCTGCGTCGCGGCTGAGACATCTCGCATGGACAGTGCTCTTTTCCGGTCCTTCCTCAAGGATATCTCAAGCGCGTCCGCCTGCCTCTCAAGCTCCTTCCCTCTCTTAAAGGCCTTCAGAGCTTCTTCAGACTTCCCTTGTTGTTTAAGGACTCTGTACTTATTCTTCTCTTCTACCGCTTGTTTGCGCAACTCTTCAGGAGTAGCACCCAACTCCATACTGCTGCTGCTTCCCATTTCTTTAGATGTAACCCTGTCTGATTCCGATGAAGAAGATACATCAACATCAGATCCAAGAATCTCACTGAGAACATCATCCTCATTCTTTACGGTCCTTTTAGAGCCACCTGCTGATAATATCACAAGCCTActtaaaaccaaaaccaaatgtAAGGCGATGAGATTGGTTGAATCGTAGGATACTACTACCTTTTGCAGATCTGTTTTTGTAGCCATGACGCAGCTCAAAGCGAGCAGCGTCTTCAAGTTGCTTACAAGGATCACATATACGAACAGGTGAGTCACCTTGTCCACGTAGGGACATTCGCTGCTGAGTGCAGCTACCACAGAACAAGCCCCCACATCTCCGGCAATGATGctgtaaaacaaaaacaacacatagacgaaacaaaacaaacatctTCAGCAAATCAATAGACAGATCATTCAGTTAAGTGTTCGATTAAAAAAGATCCAAACTTTCAATCAAAAACTAGATCCAGAAGACGGAGTCCCTGAAGATCTCGAGGCAAGTATTGAATAGATCGAAACGAAGAGTAAGGAGAGAGGAGAAAGGGAAAGAGACCTTGCGATTGATGAAAGTAAATTGAGAGGAGCATCCTTGACAATGAGAAGCATCGACGACCCAACTGTTTCCTCTCAGAGAAGGCTTCGCCGGCAATCCGATCTTTTCCAACATTTTCTTGGGAAAACTAGAAaagatcgatcgatgctttGAAAGTAAACGTTCGAGCAGATAGATCACTTGAAGAAGACAACccccttttctttttctcctctctaatcttatttttcagaattaaattataaatctctttcccttatttttttctccttaaataattaattataaatttcatcTGAATACGGTGCCGTTTAACGTACATATAAAGAGCCACCATAGACGCGAAAACTCACTAAAGCACGAAAGAGAAAACCCTAAAGAAGAAATCGCAAGAGCGGCAACAGTTCGTGCACGATGATCATCCCAGTTCGTTGCTTTACTTGTGGAAAGGTTTGTTTCTCCTTTTATTTCGATGATTCgttttatattaatttgaaGGACATTTTGATAGTCTCTAGCTAGGGTTACACATTTTTCTCTATCACGATAAAAGTTTTTGAGGTTCTATGAATCGTAGGTGATTGGGAACAAATGGGACACTTACCTTGATCTTCTCCAGGCTGATTACACCGAAGGGTAACTAACCCTTTTTGATTCCCTCATTATACTTacttttttgtgagaaaaaaaaaactctttagaGAGTCTTTGTATGTACATGATTGATCTGTTTCTCAACTTCTGTTTTGCAACTTGATCATTTTGAACTTCATATATGTTAGCTCTGTAACTTAAAGCAGGTTACTGGTATTTCGATTCTGTTGTTTGCATCTCTAGTTTAATCTTTAGCCCCCTATGCGTTAAGCTACAACATGATTTTACGTTCTCAAATTGGTTTATGTTTTTTGGAATATGCAGGGATGCTCTTGATGCGATTGGGTTAGTTCGTTACTGCTGCAGACGCATGCTTATGACTCATGTCGATCTTATCGAAAAGCTTCTTAACTACAACAGTAATAATGCTATCTCCTCCATTTCATTTGcctttcttttttccttttttcttttattcattTGCCTATCTCCTCCATTTCATTTGCCTTTCTTTTATTCATTtgcttaatttttttccttACAGCTTTGGAGAAATCTGATGCCAATTAAAAATGATGCTATAACGAATAACATATGAGCAAGAGGAATAGTGAAGTCTTTACCTATGAAtgaatgatgatgtttcaaTATTTTCTACTTGGCAAGTTGGGTCTAGTTTTAGACTACTTTTTGAACCACAAATAAAGCTCGAGCTTGCTTGTGGATTCGTCCTCTGTTGATGATCTGCTTTTGGTAATCTAGTCTAGTCTActgattttatatttctaagAATTCGGTCTACAATCTTAATCAATGGTCAATTGTGCGAAGCAAATCTTATCATGGCTGTACATTCTTAAGACAGTCACAGAACAGAGTCGTATAATAATCAGAACTCTAATCAGAACATTGCATATAAACGATAAACACCTCAAGTTCAAAAACAAATAGGCATTTCATAAGTAAAtcgtatatttaaattttaaacggTATGAGATATAAACAGCATGAAACTTCTCCACacaaattttattaacaaaCCACAAACTTTgcaagtaatatatatattgtataaagaGACATAAAATCGACCAACATATTATTTAAAGCCATTTTTTTATAGGAATCATATATTGAGAGTCGGAGGCCCCATATAAATTCCAATGTACATCATAGGAAAATAAAGATTCTTTAGGCCCATCGGTTTGTCTTAAAGTGCTCCACCATCTGATCATACATCTCCTCGATATCATGTTCAAATTGAAAGCCTTCATTGATGAGTTTTTCCGAGGATAGCGTCAGTTTCGCAGTTGATAAGCACTCTTCAAATCTGCCAAATTTCACAACCCAAACAAATGGTGAGAAAACAGTCAGAaactttttcttaattaaaatttgCAATTTATGTGGAGATAGATAAATGCTTACTCTGACAAAACATTGTACCGAGGATATCTTTTTCTGAGAAAATCCGCAAGCTCTGGAATATTTGTGTTGTAAGAACAACAAATGTAGCGACCAGAAGCTGTTTCTTTTTCCGCAAGAAACAGATGGGCACAAGCTAGGTCATCCACGTGGATGAACGAGATGGAGCCAGATAGCTTCTGCATTTCCTTGAGAGCGTTCAGATGCATTTCTTTCCCTAACAACAAAACCAATTAACAGAAGATGATTACATACATTATGTAAAAATGGTTTTTTggtgaataaaatttaacattcattaaaaaaagaaaaaaaatcatgtttacGGGTAATCAAAGACATCGAGAGAGATAAACTGCTCGGAGGAGGATCATCGATGAGAGTGTTTCCAGCTATGAGTGCTGGAACCACGGTAACGAGATCGATTTTATTCTCTTGCGCAAATTGATAAGCTGCCTTTTCTGCTAACACCTTTGAGATTGGGTATGCCTAGAAAAGAACAGCTAGAAGTAAGTAAACTTGGTAAGGAACAAAACCTATCTTGTGTAGCAAGTAATTATAATTTACCCAGTTAAATGGCTTCTCCTTTCTGAGAAAATCAATATCAGACCAGTTTTCTTCGGTCATCACAAGTCCAGGTCCTGAAAGATTGTTGATAGAAACCGCAGCAGCTGAAGAAGTGTAGATCACGCGCTTGACTGAGTTGGAGTTTAAGCAAGATTTCAACACGTTGATCACTCCTTGTATCGCTGGATTGATCATAGCCGTGTTCTTTTTGGAGACGCTGACGCTGCGTCAGCGGCAAGAAAATGTAAAAGGATTTTAAATGCCAGGTCAGCAAGAAGTTACAACAGAGacttaaaaaataatgatatctGACGCTGTCCGCAGGTCAGCACATGTATTGGAGCCGCTAGTATTTACGGCGACGATGAAAACACGGAAAATCAGTCGCTTACAGTCGCCGGCGGCAACTTCATAACAAAGCTGCGGTTAAATTTCTCTGTTTTGTTCGTAATTTTTGGTTGCTTAACGCCGCGTCAGCGTTAAAGAAACAAACAGAGCTCATGTCTTTCTGTAAGTTGAAACACCAAACACGATCAGTTGGgaatgtttcttttcttttttttagagtAACAAATATGTTAAAAGAACAGACCTCGGGATCTTGAGATGTAAAGCTGATTGGCGTTGCGACATGGAAAACATATTCACAGCCCGAGACTGGTGAATTGAAACTCCCTTCATCGGTCAAGTCCGCCTTGAAGATGTTAAGGTCCCCTTGCTCTTGAAGTACCCTAAGGACTGCCATTTTCTTCTCATTTTCTGCAAATTTTAGAATAAAAGAGTCACTAAACATTCAAAATGGCTTGagacaagaaagaaagaaagaagaaatgaGGAACCTGGATCTCTAACGGTGGTGTTAACTTCGTAGCCACTTTGAAGCAAGCGATCGATGAGAATAGAGGCTAAGTTTCCTGTGCCACCGATGACACAAACCTTCTTAGTTCCGGTGGTCTGATCAGTGCTTGTCATCTGatatattataaattcttaACGCACAGAAatgtatatttgtttgttatgaGGTTTAACGTCTTGAGACTTTTATATAGgaagtaaaagtaaaatttgCAAAGCTTTTAGTCTCTCTTCTCATTTGGTACAACCATTGATCAAAAAGGCTTTTTAGAAGGTAAGCACGTGACTCAACTAACTTGTtcaccttcttcctcttcctaaaTTCTCACCTAAGAATCAGAAGAAAGACTCGTAACTTTTTATTGACTTGCAGATTTGTTATCACTTAACTAAGTTATCACAAGATTTTTGTAAGTTCGTCTTCTTTAAccaaattttttatctttttacttGAATTTTTTCAGAACAAACCCATTTGATTAAACACAAATTGCTAGAACCTTGTTCATATtacccgaaccaaaccaataCTTACCTACATTTCATAAAAATACCCAACAGTTCGACCATAGCTAGGATCTAGTTCATATGTCACCTAACTGCCTTAGGCTTGACAATTGACagtaatcttatttttattGTGTTATTATAGATTAGCAACAAATCCAATATAAGAGAGTTTCATATGAGAGAAAGCCATCTAAATGAACCAGAAAAATTACACAGTAAGTAGatcataaaagaagaaaaagtaaaaatcCTAAGTTGAAAAAACAATAGAGAGGCATAGACAATTGGCATTGAAACCGTAGATCAAATCAATCATTCTAATGGCTTGTTCTTAGATGCTTCAGCAATCAAAGAGGTGACTTCATGCAAAATCTCAGTCTTCtgcaacacaaactcaatctccTTGGCCTGCAACATCTTAACCTTCTCTTCAACTTTCCTCTTAGTCTCCACCGGGACCAACCTCCATCTCTGTTTCACATAACTCTCATCGACACCGAAACCCGCAATCCCTCGCACAAGAAACGACTTCTCAAACCAATC
The Brassica napus cultivar Da-Ae chromosome A1, Da-Ae, whole genome shotgun sequence DNA segment above includes these coding regions:
- the LOC106374839 gene encoding DNA-directed RNA polymerase subunit 10-like protein translates to MIIPVRCFTCGKVIGNKWDTYLDLLQADYTEGDALDAIGLVRYCCRRMLMTHVDLIEKLLNYNTLEKSDAN
- the LOC106374840 gene encoding anthocyanidin reductase-like; the encoded protein is MTSTDQTTGTKKVCVIGGTGNLASILIDRLLQSGYEVNTTVRDPENEKKMAVLRVLQEQGDLNIFKADLTDEGSFNSPVSGCEYVFHVATPISFTSQDPEKDMINPAIQGVINVLKSCLNSNSVKRVIYTSSAAAVSINNLSGPGLVMTEENWSDIDFLRKEKPFNWAYPISKVLAEKAAYQFAQENKIDLVTVVPALIAGNTLIDDPPPSSLSLSMSLITRKEMHLNALKEMQKLSGSISFIHVDDLACAHLFLAEKETASGRYICCSYNTNIPELADFLRKRYPRYNVLSEFEECLSTAKLTLSSEKLINEGFQFEHDIEEMYDQMVEHFKTNRWA